The DNA region tctttttgttttaagctctcgatttagaaaacaataaaaggcaaaaacgtaataatacagtaagatgaataaatattacagcCTTTAAACTAGGGATGCAGAAGTATTTTATATCCCTAAAACAATATCTTAATGACTGTTATTAATTCAATGCTGATGAAAACCAAACAAATGTGGATAGCTGGACTCTACCGTGTAAAACTCCGGCCAATTAGACTGTATGAACAACAGTGGAAAACTGCGTCagactatttaataaaatgtattaatcatGTGATAAATTAGTCAGATAACagtatgaaacaattttatttttgtttcatggtGAGAAATAAGGATGCAACTAAAATCTGTTCATCACGCGACTGTTAATGatgtattcataaatattttaatttaatttaaatatttaaaacgttaAAGCATGTTCTCCAAACGTCTGTTATAAATATAGGAAACAtcatatattcataaataagttCATTTGACTTAAATGTTGAAGTCTTTAAGATatgtttatttctcaaaaaactaTCTAATGATCAGAGCTTTACGttctaaaactcaattttaacaattagagaggaaataaagtttttgataaagaatttaataaagatgttcaggttttctaaataattggaaataatgatttttaagattaatttattatttttatttattttttcataaaagacgaacaaaaattttaattgtaaggtatacaaatttttcaatcattctATTGAATGTAGTTTTGTGTGTCTAAATATCAAATTGGAATGAAATGCGACAAGAAGCTCTTAAGaaatctaatttcaaatctccaacttttttaaatatcgatttCTTATGAACTATCCTACCAATTCTGCTAGCATTCTaaattttgctatgtaaaactacattcttcaaaatgatgtaaaaaattgtctaccttataattcaaaagtgttcagactattaataaataaaataataaatatgtattaaacgctaatttttgcatggaattatcttcgaataaattaactttataattaaaagcaaaaatccttaaattccctttaaaaaatatctcgagatatggcaaaacatgcaaaaagtaaaattaatattaaggtgtccaaattttggactgttctcctgacaaaactattaggatcatatttctcagattacgGCTACCCTCTCATTTCGGGtgttaaaaatccaaatctttaaaaaaagatgtatgATTATTTACGTACGTTTTTGAGCCTGATTTCTACCCTTTGGctacttaaaataatgtttgcaTTAATTAGATTCCCGGTTAAATAACCTTAATTCTGATTAATGAAACCGAAGTATAAcagtatttttatcatttagttggaaatttttaagctcgttcaaaaatattgaagttattaccacacttttaataaaatgtataaaactgaaaaataaatttaaccgaataaattatttttatgccatgaaCTAAGTTATTATgacaaaattatacaattttacaccatttaccaaattataattttaaattaaaacaatattttgttaattgtaCCAAAAACCGAAGCACTTCgctaaaaattaccaagctttttagTATTTCCATGGAGCCAAAAACCCCATAAAATGTAgtatattctagtagtttttaccatactttcTACTTATTGCCCAAAATCagaagagaaattaattttaaaagaaattattattgttattttttttaataacgttgCAATGCcttgtatattttaagaaaacatttcagTATCTACcacttttcctttaattttatgcaaCGTGTATTTTTGATGCGACAAAAATTAACAACAGTACCTACTTTTTAGCGGTACCTATCATCACTATCAATGGTATCAACAGAGGTATCATGAGGCAtgtcaacattatttttttataaattaaagaaaataaaaataataaaagttttgcaacgagtaatttttttttgtcaaaatcatttaaatgagAGGTTTTGAGTTAAGCCGTGGTGACTCAGGTGAAAGAGCACTCGCCTCCGAATCAAAtgaaccaggtttgaatcccgaCGATGGCTAGTCGAagcgaattctgcacccggctagCATAATCTACAGTACTAACGTAAAGTATTCTCAATGATAGACGGATTGTGGGTTAGAGTTctcttaccgtcaggctaaccatgggatattttcatagttttttctcTATGAAACGCAAATGTAGTATAGTTAAACCTAAAAGTTCTCTACGAAAGCTAATTTCCCCCTATACCTGATCTAGGAATTCACTCGTTTTCTGGATAAGGATAAAATTTCTAGACGGAATTGAACATCGGTAGAcgtgaactcaaaattgggtcgactgttcaacgatggataaaaaaaatggattgctttgtgattatgaaaatttggtatttaacttaaaaatttaactctttcagATCGTCAGCGTTGCCATTGGCTTATTTTGTGCAGTAAATAGCTATGTAATCAGCCCAACTGGATCTGAATGCTTTAGTGGAAGTATGGGAGAATCTGGAGGAAGTATGAGTGATTATGAAGGAGGCATGAGCGGAACGGGAGGTTACAGAGGAAAAGCAGGAAGTTATGGATATGGAGGagaaatggtaaaataattataaaatgattcgaAATCTAATTTGATGTCAAGAGATATGTCTGtagcattaattttttggtGTTATTAGTCTAAGCCTAAACCATACAGCTTCAACTACCAAGCCAATGGCATGGGTGCAAACAGTTTTAGAACTGAACAGGGAGATTCAAGCGGGAATGTTCAAGGATCCTATGGATACACTGATGCTCAAGGATTGTACAGACAAGTACAGTACACGGCCGGCGCAGATGGATTCCGAGCTTCAGTGAAGACCAATGAACCAGGTACAGACAGTAAACCAGAAAGTCCAGCTGATGTGAGAATGATGGCCGAACCAGCACCCGCAGGAATACGAGAAAAATACACTAGACGAGGTAATACAAATGGCGATTTtggttgaaattattattatttaaagcaaaattaaaacttttcaattgctaaaagcacttattttatttaaaaattttggcttctgaattattttattatagtttattagATATAACAGTTAAATACTAACTGAAGTTATTGCATCAAGGTAAAGTTTAAGgggaaaattttgcttattctCAATAAATAGTTTTCCAATGAACCGGGTACAAACAGTAATCCAGAAATCCTTCCTGATGTGAATATGTGGCCGAACCAGCATCAGCATCAGGAACACTAGAAAACTACTCAAGACGAGGTAATGAAAATGTCAGTTTTGGCTAAAGttattattacttgaaataaaataaacttcttcGATTGCtgaaagaaattactttttttttaaaaaataaaagttattgcaTAGTGAAACAATTGCCTTAAGGGGATGTTTATGggtgaaattttgtttataagatCGTTACTTTTTAACAATACTCGTAGTTAATTATTCTTAGACTTACAGTAAGTAAATTGTTCATCAAGAATTTAAACATGTTGTCAGATAGAAACCCTTaatgaatcaattaaaatattttatttagtttcagaGAAAATTTGCATcaggttttatttatataataattgattatGCAAAATTGTTCATCAATAAgccatttacttttattattccaGCTGAATCTTTTACTTATGAAGGAAACGTAGGTGAACTGAGACAACATGGGGGAAGGGGAAGTGGTGATCTAGGAGGTGAAATTGGAGTATATGGTGGAATCGGTGAAGGACTGGGTGGACATGGTGGCATAGGAGGAGTTGTTGGTGACTCATTCAGTCTACCAGCAGGAATCAGTCTCAGTGGATTAGGAAAAAGTATTCACTTATCTGCACATTTAATTAAGATCGTTATTCATAATCCTCTTattcaatctttttatttttaatttttagctactTTAATATAGTTATGTggtatacatatttaaatattggcaATTATATGAAAATCACGAAAGTAGAATCAGACATCGtgcaaaaacatataaaaatgaacACACAAATCACGcaatttattcacattttgtaaaatgttattaCTTTCCTGGTCATCGTAAGAAAGTccacaaaaaaaggaaaattgaaatCACACGACAAACAAATTGACAAAAGTGCACAAAacgttaaaaatgaataaataaaaaaaatgagaggattaaaaattaatatcttatttaaaaggcagaaaatgtaaagaaaataagaggggttgtttaaagtaaaacaaataaataaacgtaactattttaattacaaacgaTTCTGCAAAAATACTCTTTCTAATattcactcaaaatttttttgaaactgaataaAAGACGATTCATTTTGGAACTGTTTAAAGAATGAACTATTCTATAGCACTTTTAATtagtgaaacattttaaaagaagtggGTATGGGTAAGCaagtttttcttcaaactttagtctgtaaacaaatttttatgtaaaaggaAATGAAGatacaaaaattgagaattctTTCTGACACAAATAGAATTGAAACACGTTTCTTCATAATCAGTGCTATAAATATATCGGTTGGaaaagaaaaccttttttttctacattctcGGTTTTAATATacttccaaaaaatattaattttctctccaaatatagtaattttttacataaaataatttttgaagctaaacagctgtatcattaatttaaatttaaacaattttatacactAAGTTTCTAACGGAAAAAATCCTTAAGATCCCTATTTTGGCTTATTAGTGATTTCGTCTAGTTGGTAGTtcctttaattaattgtttaataggTTTCAGCTAATCATTTGAAAACTCACATTTTTTAGttgtcaaaaatgtttaattattccgcactttaaatatattcatcagCTGATCctttcaacattttttcatttaataattttaaaattttagttatttcaattttttttactataaatacaAGAATTTACTCATGTTGTCGATTAGagatacttaattaaatttgaatcaaatgaaatatttaattgaatttcagtgaaatttttaatcaggtttaattatatatttatacacaggtgtaagaaattaagagaactTGCAGACTTGGTTGATTATCTCTAGAcccattttaaagaaatttgatatCTACATACATTGAtagaatacaaaacaaatagccattca from Parasteatoda tepidariorum isolate YZ-2023 chromosome 2, CAS_Ptep_4.0, whole genome shotgun sequence includes:
- the LOC107455146 gene encoding uncharacterized PE-PGRS family protein PE_PGRS46-like, with product MLLQIVSVAIGLFCAVNSYVISPTGSECFSGSMGESGGSMSDYEGGMSGTGGYRGKAGSYGYGGEMSKPKPYSFNYQANGMGANSFRTEQGDSSGNVQGSYGYTDAQGLYRQVQYTAGADGFRASVKTNEPGTDSKPESPADVRMMAEPAPAGIREKYTRRAESFTYEGNVGELRQHGGRGSGDLGGEIGVYGGIGEGLGGHGGIGGVVGDSFSLPAGISLSGLGKTGSADQSGNVGEMRGYGEMGDLRSGMGSYGGIGEGMSDGHGIADGGSSSLSAGISLTGSEKTGSRDQGGIVGELRGLGISKLVEYSGLGGGIRGSGMDQHGNMGVVGDGSSSLFTGMSRSGSEKTGARGYGGNVYRIREHGGTGIDEYGGLEDGIRGNSGIGLRMGRHGDMGGISGDSSSLFAEISRSESGKSIL